The genome window GTGAAAGTAAGCCGCGCGATCGCAAATTTGCCACTCGCAATCTTTATCGATCGGCTCAAACCCTTCTAAATCCGCTTCAACTCGACTCAGCAGTAACGCTTGATATGCACTTCCCTGCTTTTTCCAGCGCAATTCCCGATCGGCATTAAACATTTGCCCTTCAAAACCGGGGAAAAACTCTTCGGGCAATTTCATGCAAATGCCACTGACTGCGTGGGGCGATCGCACAAAATAATAACTTTCCTCAGTTGCTAACTTTTCTAACAACTCTTTAACTTGATCTTGTGACAAACTCGATCGAACATATACAAAACCTTTGTTCATGCTGCGGCACCTGTTAAAAGCTTACTCCAAGCACAAACTGCACATTTAAATAAATTCGGTACACCAGTCTCACCGTCGCCTTGCCATTTTAGCTGCACTCCAAAACCTAAATCCATCGGTTCAGCAGCAATTGGAGTTTGTTCGCGATCGGGTTTAGAAAAGCCATAGTTTGCTGCTTCTTCAGTGTCTAAAAATTCTCCTGCACCCAGCAAAAAAGCGTGTCCCCATCGACCGGGTTGTAATATTTGTTTAATTTGGCGATTATCTCGATCTAATTCACAGCCGGGATATTGAACTACGGCTTCGTTATATTTGACTGTCACCGTCCCCAAACCGCGAGATTTGGCAAAACCGATTCCAAACCAGCCATCATTTAAGTCTCGCAAAACTAAGCCAATTAAGCCTAATTGTGCTAAGGAAAAGTTTTTGAGATGTATTTTAGTGCGAAATTCTCCGGCGGTGCAGACTTGGTAGTTAAAGGGGCCAACGGCTACGGAACCGAAAACGCGATCGATCGCGACTCCATTGCGTTCTTCTAATTTGGGTTTTGGTTTGTCTTTGTCGGGATAAGCATCTTCTATTCTGACGCGACTGGCAACAGAAGTATTGCCAAACATTTGAGACACAAAGCAGGATTGTTTGTATATTTCTTGCCCCGGATTATGATGGTTTTTGTTAGCCTTTTTCCAATCTTCTAAATAATGATTTGGATTATTTCGTTTATCTTCGCTGAGAGGGTCACTAGCCCAAAGGGTAAATCCATCATCACTACTAGAGCGTTTATCCCTACCTATTGTCCTGACAATGCGTTCGGCGTGAGCGCGAATTGCTCCTTTCAGACTGCTTCCTGGGAGGTAAATTGACTTTCCTCCTGCATGGTAGGTTTCGACAAATTCCATAGCCGGTTTAGTCGGATCTGCTCCGCCTCCTTCTTCGCCAGATTTAATTAATATTGGACCATCGGGAATGATGGTGAGGGCGATCGTGCAATGATTGACAAATCGTTTGTGCATGGTTGAGTAAGTCGATAGAGCGTTGAAAATTAGGCAGCTACTAACTCGTTAAGCTGTATTTCGCATTGTTGAAAAACATAGTTAATAGCAGCAAAAAGTTTGTCTAACTCCTGAATTGTGTAGTAAGTTTTATTGCGAGTAAATAGCTTGGCTTCAAGCTTACCAAATTGCCAGCGCTCTCCATTAGAAACAATACCAAAAATTGTGAGTTGCAATTTGTCATTCAACCGCTGTGCTGCAATCATCTCAGCTAAACACTGCGCCCACCCTTCGTCGAATTTATCTTGCTTAGCCTCAACTAACAGAAAATAAGGTTTTTCAAACACGAATTTTCCCAAAGGAGAGCGTTTAGCCAAAATATATTCAGGAAAACCAGACAGATTCAGGTCGTATGTAAGAGATTTATGGCTCCAGAGAACAAACTTACTATAATAAGATTTCCAGACTTCTTTGATAACTGGATAGATCAAATTTTCGCACACAGCAAACTCTGAATTGTCCACAACTGCTTCTCGCATCATAA of Oscillatoria nigro-viridis PCC 7112 contains these proteins:
- a CDS encoding RAMP superfamily CRISPR-associated protein; the encoded protein is MHKRFVNHCTIALTIIPDGPILIKSGEEGGGADPTKPAMEFVETYHAGGKSIYLPGSSLKGAIRAHAERIVRTIGRDKRSSSDDGFTLWASDPLSEDKRNNPNHYLEDWKKANKNHHNPGQEIYKQSCFVSQMFGNTSVASRVRIEDAYPDKDKPKPKLEERNGVAIDRVFGSVAVGPFNYQVCTAGEFRTKIHLKNFSLAQLGLIGLVLRDLNDGWFGIGFAKSRGLGTVTVKYNEAVVQYPGCELDRDNRQIKQILQPGRWGHAFLLGAGEFLDTEEAANYGFSKPDREQTPIAAEPMDLGFGVQLKWQGDGETGVPNLFKCAVCAWSKLLTGAAA